One window of Scheffersomyces stipitis CBS 6054 chromosome 1, whole genome shotgun sequence genomic DNA carries:
- the ARO4 gene encoding 3-deoxy-D-arabino-heptulosonate 7-phosphate (DAHP) synthase isoenzyme has protein sequence MSQTPVPDEYDDTRILGYDPLIPPALLQHEIKASSQSLATVIKGRYESSQIISGKDDRALVIVGPCSIHDTDAALEYAARLRKLADDLEEDLVIVMRAYLEKPRTTVGWKGLINDPDVDNSFDINRGLRISRQLYSDLTGKMGLPIGSEMLDTISPQYFSDFLSFGAIGARTTESQLHRELASGLSFPIGFKNGTDGGLTVALDAVQASSKGHHFMGVTKNGMAAITTTKGNDNCFIILRGGKKITNYDAESVASAKEAISKSTNPNIKLMIDCSHDNSQKDYRNQPKVLDSVVEQITAGEDAIIGVMIESHINEGKQSMPAEGCTKDSLKYGVSITDGCVSWESTVEMLTKLSNAVKARRALKA, from the coding sequence ATGTCCCAAACACCAGTACCTGATGAATACGACGACACCAGAATCTTGGGCTACGACCCTTTAATTCCACCTGCGTTGCTCCAGCACGAAATCAAAGCCTCTTCTCAATCTTTGGCTACTGTGATTAAAGGTCGTTACGAATCTTCGCAAATCATCTCTGGAAAGGACGACAGAGCCTTGGTCATCGTTGGTCCATGTTCGATTCACGACACTGACGCAGCCTTGGAATACGCCGCTCGTTTGCGTAAGTTAGCcgacgacttggaagaagacttggtAATTGTCATGAGAGCCTACTTGGAAAAGCCTAGAACCACTGTCGGTTGGAAGGGACTTATTAACGATCCAGATGTAGATAATTCATTCGATATCAACCGTGGTTTGCGTATTTCTCGTCAGTTGTACTCTGACTTAACCGGCAAGATGGGTTTGCCTATTGGTTCTGAAATGTTAGATACCATCTCTCCTCAATATTTCTCGGACTTTTTGTCCTTCGGTGCCATTGGTGCCAGAACTACTGAGTCACAGTTGCACAGAGAATTAGCTTCTGGACTTTCCTTCCCAATTGGTTTCAAGAACGGTACTGATGGTGGTTTGACTGTTGCCTTGGATGCTGTACAAGCCTCTTCCAAGGGCCACCACTTCATGGGTGTTACCAAGAATGGTATGGCTGCCATCACTACCACCAAGGGTAACGACAACtgtttcatcatcttgaGAGGAGGTAAGAAGATCACCAACTACGATGCTGAGTCTGTTGCTTCTGCCAAGGAAGCCATCTCCAAGTCGACCAACCCTaacatcaagttgatgatcGATTGTTCTCACGACAACTCTCAAAAGGACTACAGAAACCAACCTAAGGTGTTGGActctgttgttgaacaaatcactGCTGGTGAAGATGCCATCATTGGTGTCATGATCGAATCACACATCAACGAAGGTAAGCAAAGTATGCCTGCTGAAGGTTGTACCAAGGATTCATTGAAGTACGGTGTCTCCATCACTGATGGCTGTGTCTCTTGGGAATCCACTGTTGAAAtgttgaccaagttgtcTAACGCTGTCAAAGCTAGAAGAGCCCTCAAGGCATAA
- the YHC3 gene encoding vacuolar CLN3-like protein: MSLIVPESTKIFTSFFLFGLLNNILYVVILSAAIDLVGAATPKAVVLLADVVPAFIFKLTAPFFIHTISYVSRIWSLVALSSLGMLLISLTPESSIGVKVFGIVLASFSSGFGEVSFLQLTHYYNEEMSLGGFASGTGGAGLFGSFLFMFMTNILGIKVWLVLLLFALVPLGFLATFYLLLPSPGLMETELESLDRIDGELYEPKTYSLESLKLHVSKTITLITPLVLPYMLPLSSVYVSEYVINQGISPTLLFPLDDLPHWLFSTYRDIYVVYGFLYQLGVFISRSSMNFGIRIKQLYALSLLQFANVVITLYQSVYDAPFSSIWPLMGLIFYEGLLGGFSYVNTFMSVSEDIPKTEREFSMGCVSISDSLGIVLAGCINWWLETKLCGLQVQRGRDWCSKGSSF; encoded by the exons ATGAGCTTAATAGTACCAGAATCCACAAAAATCTTCActtccttctttctctttggaCTCCTAAACAATATCCTTTACGTGGTAATCCTATCTGCCGCTATTGACTTGGTTGGTGCTGCTACTCCCAAGGCTGTGGTACTATTGGCTGATGTTGTCCCAGCTTTTATATTCAAGCTCACTGCTCCCTTCTTTATTCATACGATATCGTATGTCTCGAGAATATGGTCTCTCGTAGCACTTTCATCTTTGGGAATGTTATTAATCAGCTTGACTCCTGAAAGTTCCATCGGCGTCAAAGTGTTTGGAATAGTTCTAGCTTCGTTTTCCTCGGGGTTTGGAGAAGTTTcgtttttgcaattgacCCACTATTATAACGAAGAAATGTCGCTAGGAGGCTTTGCTAGTGGGACTGGAGGTGCTGGTCTTTTTGGcagcttcttgttcatgTTCATGACAAACATCTTGGGAATCAAGGTATGGTTAGTACTCTTGCTCTTTGCTTTGGTTCCGCTCGGTTTCCTTGCTACTTTCTACTTGCTCCTACCATCACCTGGACTAA TGGAAACAGAGTTAGAGTCTTTGGACCGCATCGACGGCGAATTATACGAACCTAAGACATACAGTCTAGAAAGCTTGAAACTCCATGTTTCTAAAACTATAACTCTAATCACACCGCTAGTACTTCCGTACATGCTACCATTGAGTTCCGTATATGTTTCAGAGTATGTAATCAACCAGGGAATATCTCCTACCTTATTGTTTCCTTTGGACGACTTGCCTCATTGGTTGTTCTCGACTTACAGAGATATTTATGTTGTCTACGGATTCTTGTATCAACTAGGAGTTTTCATTCTGCGGTCCTCGATGAATTTCGGCATAAGAATCAAACAGCTATATGCGTTGTCATTGCTTCAGTTCGCCAATGTCGTTATTACACTCTACCAGTCTGTTTACGATGCTCCCTTTAGTTCCATCTGGCCTCTTATGGGGCTTATTTTCTACGAAGGGCTCCTAGGCGGCTTTCTGTATGTAAACACTTTCATGTCAGTTAGTGAAGACATACCCAAGACTGAACGAGAATTTTCTATGGGATGTGTTTCCATTAGCGACAGCTTGGGTATAGTTTTAGCCGGGTGTATCAACTGGTGGCTTGAAACAAAACTTTGCGGCTTGCAAGTGCAAAGGGGCAGGGACTGGTGTCTGAAGGGTAGCTCCTTTTAG